CCGAGGCGCAGAACCTCAAAGACGCCCAGAAGAAGATCACCGCGGCGCTGAAGAAGGACGGCCTGGCCGGCGACGCGTCGTTCACGATCGACCAGCGGGGCCTGGTCGTCACCGTCATCACGAACTCGGTCGTGTTCACCGGTGACAGCGCGATCCTGCGCCCGGTCGGCCAGAAGATCCTGTCCGCGGTCGGGCCCACGCTCAAGGCGCTGCCGAACGACATCGAGGTCGACGGCCACACGAACCAGCTGCGGGTGCCGACGGTCAACTACCCGTCGGCCTGGGAGCTCTCCACCGCCCGGGCCAGCGCCGTCGTGCGGTATCTGATCGACACGCAGGGCATGCCGGCCAACCGGATGGAGGCGGCCGGCTTCGCCGGCACGCGTCCGTTGATCAGCCCGCGGGATCCGCGGTCGGTGCGGCTCAACCGCCGGGTCGAGATCATCGTGCTCTCCGGCCTGCCGGACGACACCGCGTCGCTGCTCCCCACGGCGGCCAAGGCGACGGATTAGGACGTCCCGCCACGAGCGCCAGTCACTCGACGGAGACCGATTCGCACTATTAAAGTACGAAAAATGAGGCTGAGGGTCGAGCATGGCAGATAAGGACGACGAGGCGAAGGGCGAAGGCAAGAAGAAGGGTGGCAGCAAGAAGCTGCTCATCATCATCGTCGCCGCGGTCGTCGTGCTCATCGGTGGCGGTGCCGGTGCCTACTTCGCGTTCTTCGCCGGGTCCGGGACGACGGACGCCCATCCCGAACCGACGCCGAGCGCGGTCGTCGTCGCCGACGCGATCACCGTCAACCTCGCTGACGGGCATTACCTGAAGATCGCGATCGGCCTCCAGACCACGACCAACGCGGCCGAGACGGTCGACACGAGCAAAGCGCTGGACCTCGTGATCTCGCAGTTCAGCAACCTCGAGGTAGCCGAGCTCTCGACCAACAAACAGCGGGAAGCGGAAAAGGCCGAGCTGACCGAGAAGGTCGTCAAGGCCTACACCGAGGAGAAGAAAGAGTACGTAATGGCGGTGTATTTCACCGAGTTCGTCATACAGTGACGGCCGCTATCGCCGTTCACAATTACATACATCGCATTCCTCTCAGAACTCGACGTATGCAACCGATCGGGCCGACGTGAGTTCGTCGTCCGCGCCCGCCGGCGCCTCCCGCTCCGCCGGCCGGTCGTCACGACGTTCGAAGGGCGCTGGGCCGCAGCCCTACGACTTCCGGCGCCCGACGAAGCTCTCCCGGGAGCACGCGCGGACGCTGCAGATGACGTACGAGACGTT
This genomic window from Cryptosporangium phraense contains:
- a CDS encoding flagellar motor protein MotB; the encoded protein is MSGGGGHGGGRKKKHEEHEEHVNHERWLVSYSDMMTLLMVLFLVLFAMSNVDSTKVILLQEGFNQAFGTNAVLQGSSSVLQDNSSDSAGIDMAAGSGPAGQMTAQEKQIAQEAVNAADLAKAQSRMTVAEAEAQNLKDAQKKITAALKKDGLAGDASFTIDQRGLVVTVITNSVVFTGDSAILRPVGQKILSAVGPTLKALPNDIEVDGHTNQLRVPTVNYPSAWELSTARASAVVRYLIDTQGMPANRMEAAGFAGTRPLISPRDPRSVRLNRRVEIIVLSGLPDDTASLLPTAAKATD
- a CDS encoding flagellar basal body-associated FliL family protein, whose protein sequence is MADKDDEAKGEGKKKGGSKKLLIIIVAAVVVLIGGGAGAYFAFFAGSGTTDAHPEPTPSAVVVADAITVNLADGHYLKIAIGLQTTTNAAETVDTSKALDLVISQFSNLEVAELSTNKQREAEKAELTEKVVKAYTEEKKEYVMAVYFTEFVIQ